The genomic stretch ACCTCTCTTAAGATCTATGGAAGCCGTCGACGAGCAGGCTTTAAGAATCTTAAGATTATTCGGAAATACCACCTCAAAAAGGGTTACTCCTTCCGTTGGTGCCGAGCAGGAATATTTCCTGGTTGATCATGAAAAATATTTACAGAGAAAAGATTTAATCTATGCCGGACGCACTCTGTTCGGTGCGATGCCCCCGAAGGGACAGGAGCTGGAGGACCATTACTTCGGTTCCATCCGCGAGAGGATCGCGGCTTATATGAAGGAAGTGAATGAAGAGCTATGGAAGTTAGGTGTGCCTGCAAAGACCCAGCATAACGAAGTTGCTCCCGCACAGCATGAGCTGGCCCCTATCTATGAGCAGGCAAATGTGGCCGTTGATCATAACCAATTAGTTATGGAAACCTTAAAAAAGGTGGCTGGCCGTCATGGATTAAACTGTCTGCTTCATGAAAAACCGTTTGCAGGGGTCAATGGTTCCGGTAAGCATAACAACTGGTCTTTAACCACTGACGATGGAATCAACCTGTTAAATCCAGGGGAAACACCCCATGAGAACATCCAGTTCCTGCTGGTGCTTTCCTGTATCTTAAAGGCGGTTGACCGTCATGCGGATCTGCTTCGGGAATCTGCGGCTGATGTTGGAAATGATCACAGACTTGGGGCAAATGAAGCACCGCCGGCCATTATCTCCATATTCATCGGTGAACAGCTTGAGGATGTAGTGGATCAGCTTTGCAGCACCGGAGAGGCTACCCGTTCCAAGGCGGGCGGCACCTTAAAAACGGGTGTCAGAACCTTGCCTGATTTATTTAAGGATGCTACGGACAGAAACAGAACCTCCCCATTTGCATTTACCGGCAATAAGTTCGAATTCCGAATGGTTGGTTCCTCTGATTCCATTTCTTCGCCCAATGTGGTTTTAAACACCATTGCTGCTGAGGCTTTTAAAGAATCGGCAGATGTTCTTGAAAAGGCGGCTGATTTTGATACGGCAGTCCATGATATGATTAAAGAGCAGCTGGCAGCTCATAGAAGGATTATTTTTAACGGCAACGGCTATTCCCAGGCATGGGTAGATGAAGCTGAAAGAAGAGGTCTTCCAAACCTTAAGTCAATGGTTGAGGCGATTCCTGCTCTTACTACAGACGCGTCGGTAAAGATGTTTGAGGAGTTTAAAGTATTCACAAAGGCTGAGCTGGAATCCCGGGTTGAGATCGAATATGAGGCATACAGCAAAGCCATTAACATCGAGGCAAGAGCCATGATCGACATGGCCGGAAAACAGATCATCCCGGCAGCTGTGAAGTATGCATCTCTGCTTGCAGATTCCCTGGGGAAGGTAAAGGCAGCGTGTCCGGCAGCCGATACCAGTGTTCAGGAAGAGCTTCTCATAGAGGTAAGTGCTTATCTTTCCGATATGAAGGTAGCCCTGGCCGCTCTGTCAGATGCTGATGCAAAATGTACGGCAATCGAAGGGAACAAGGAACGGGCAAAAGCTTTCCGGGATGAGGTAGTACCTGTCATGGCAGCTCTCCGTGATCCTGCTGATAAGCTGGAAATGATCGTAGATAAAGAATTTTGGCCAATGCCAAGTTATGGAGACTTGATTTTCGAAGTATAATGGCAGAGGATATGAATAAAGGTGCCGTCCTGGCTGCAGGACAGCACCTTTTCTCATAGCTCCCAATATATGGGCTGCATGCGTTCAAAGGTACAGAATTGCTTGAATCCAATGTCTTTTAAGATTTTCTTTACTTCCCCAATATCAAGTCCCATAAGTATTGCCCTTTGTACGATTTCCTCCATAGGACACTGGGAATCATCACTGAAATAAGTGTGTATATGATAATCTGACAGCATATTCTGTTCCTCCAGCCTCATCTATGTATATGAATAAATTTTTTTGACCTTCTTTGCCGGTTTAAGATTTATATGATATAATGATAATGCACTGAGACCCACTTATCTAACACAATTATTTTTATTTATTATAACAATCGTATTTAGAGAAGGTGAGGAAAATTTGATGATAGATACCTATGTCATGCAGGATGCCTCAGAAATCCTCCGTTATGACCAGATGGGGATTCCGCTTTATATCAAAGGGATAAATTGTCAGATTATCCAGATTGGAAAGCCCTTTGCCACTGGCATGAAGACTTAGAATTTATCCGCATTTTAAAAGGTCAGATGAATTACCACGTAAATGGAAAACGGGTCTTATTGAAAAAGGATGACTGCCTCATGGTCAATACCAGACAGATGCACTACGGCTATTCCTACAATCGGCAGGATTGTGATTTTATCTGCGTTCTGTTCCACCCCCAGTTATTTACCGGGAATAAATTGCTTTTCCAAAGGTACATAGCTCTGATTATGGAAAATCAGGGCATGGAATATATTTATTTTGACGGTTTAAGCTGCTGGGGAAGAGAAACGGCAGCTTTACTTGATCAAATTTATTCATTATAAGAGCAGGCGGAGCTATTACTCCAAGCTGTTCTTACGAAGCTATGGATGTACTCCCAGCCAATTCAGGAATTTACATTTGCAGTAAATACCATAAAAAGAAAAGAGAAAGAAGAAGGTAGATCACCATGGAAACAATGTCATACGTCACATCAATTTTGGAAAAAATCGTAAATATCCCAAGCCCCAGCGGCTACACCAGGGAAGTCATGAATGCGATCCAGGAAGAGGCAGCAAAATTCGGTTTTACCTCTGTTTATAACAAGAAAGGCGGCCTCATCATTAAGGTTCCCGGA from Lacrimispora sphenoides JCM 1415 encodes the following:
- a CDS encoding glutamine synthetase III, giving the protein MSEVVNVAELFGKNVFNETVMRERLPKSVFKKLKKTIEDGAVLDPSIADVVSHAMKDWAIERGATHYTHWFQPLTGITAEKHDSFISAPTPEGKVIMEFSGKELVKGEPDASSFPSGGLRATFEARGYTAWDCTSPAFLREDAIGVTLCIPTAFCSYTGEALDKKTPLLRSMEAVDEQALRILRLFGNTTSKRVTPSVGAEQEYFLVDHEKYLQRKDLIYAGRTLFGAMPPKGQELEDHYFGSIRERIAAYMKEVNEELWKLGVPAKTQHNEVAPAQHELAPIYEQANVAVDHNQLVMETLKKVAGRHGLNCLLHEKPFAGVNGSGKHNNWSLTTDDGINLLNPGETPHENIQFLLVLSCILKAVDRHADLLRESAADVGNDHRLGANEAPPAIISIFIGEQLEDVVDQLCSTGEATRSKAGGTLKTGVRTLPDLFKDATDRNRTSPFAFTGNKFEFRMVGSSDSISSPNVVLNTIAAEAFKESADVLEKAADFDTAVHDMIKEQLAAHRRIIFNGNGYSQAWVDEAERRGLPNLKSMVEAIPALTTDASVKMFEEFKVFTKAELESRVEIEYEAYSKAINIEARAMIDMAGKQIIPAAVKYASLLADSLGKVKAACPAADTSVQEELLIEVSAYLSDMKVALAALSDADAKCTAIEGNKERAKAFRDEVVPVMAALRDPADKLEMIVDKEFWPMPSYGDLIFEV
- a CDS encoding PHP domain-containing protein, yielding MLSDYHIHTYFSDDSQCPMEEIVQRAILMGLDIGEVKKILKDIGFKQFCTFERMQPIYWEL
- a CDS encoding AraC family ligand binding domain-containing protein; this translates as MSDYPDWKALCHWHEDLEFIRILKGQMNYHVNGKRVLLKKDDCLMVNTRQMHYGYSYNRQDCDFICVLFHPQLFTGNKLLFQRYIALIMENQGMEYIYFDGLSCWGRETAALLDQIYSL